The proteins below come from a single Gimesia alba genomic window:
- a CDS encoding pyridoxal phosphate-dependent aminotransferase, whose translation MELPAFPLVQWFAAAEGRFEFSLSHSDCEPLSVSDILGDAEQKTLANLPLGYGTFAGLEELRQSVARQYATLKQDDVLIFGGASEVIYTFMRTNLNPGDEVVIQAPIFNSLKATAQAIGCQIIEWRPTNELTCEFDVSTLIDLCNEQTKLIVFNFPHNPSGQMISEDELISIVETAQKYDAMIFSDEQFRLLELPESPRLPPACDVYDKAVSVAGVSKTLGLGGLRIGWLATRNRDLLKRAREYRYYTTEMTNTPCQMLAAQAMKHHDEILTRNRKRIIHNLKQLQAFCLRHKQYLDLHPPQAGPMAVVEQTTSFTSTEFCQRLLDEQRVMLVPGEVMGISNRLLRIGLGRDDFSKGLNRLETFLQSMPAAN comes from the coding sequence ATGGAACTCCCCGCTTTCCCTCTCGTTCAATGGTTTGCGGCCGCGGAAGGCCGTTTTGAATTCTCGCTCAGTCACTCCGACTGTGAACCTTTATCAGTCTCCGACATTCTGGGGGATGCAGAGCAAAAAACGCTTGCCAATCTCCCTCTTGGTTATGGTACGTTCGCCGGACTGGAAGAGCTGCGGCAGAGTGTCGCCCGTCAATATGCGACTCTTAAACAAGATGACGTGCTGATTTTCGGCGGCGCGAGTGAAGTCATCTATACGTTCATGCGGACAAATCTGAATCCGGGCGATGAAGTTGTAATTCAAGCGCCGATCTTCAATTCGCTCAAAGCGACCGCACAAGCCATCGGTTGCCAGATCATCGAGTGGCGTCCCACCAATGAGCTGACCTGCGAATTCGATGTTTCGACTCTCATCGATCTCTGTAACGAACAGACAAAACTTATCGTTTTTAATTTTCCACACAATCCCTCTGGGCAGATGATCTCCGAAGACGAACTCATATCCATCGTGGAAACGGCTCAGAAATACGATGCTATGATTTTCAGCGACGAGCAATTCCGACTACTGGAGTTGCCGGAATCTCCCCGGCTGCCTCCTGCATGCGACGTCTACGATAAAGCAGTTTCGGTCGCCGGGGTATCGAAAACTCTGGGACTGGGAGGATTACGGATCGGCTGGCTGGCAACACGAAACCGGGATCTGCTGAAGCGTGCCAGAGAATATCGCTACTACACCACCGAGATGACCAATACGCCTTGTCAAATGCTGGCAGCGCAAGCGATGAAACATCACGACGAAATCCTCACGCGTAACCGCAAACGAATCATTCATAATCTGAAACAGCTGCAGGCGTTCTGCTTACGACACAAGCAGTATCTCGACCTGCATCCGCCCCAGGCAGGTCCGATGGCCGTTGTTGAGCAAACGACATCATTCACAAGCACAGAGTTCTGCCAGCGTCTGCTCGATGAGCAGCGTGTGATGCTGGTCCCTGGGGAAGTCATGGGAATCTCAAATCGATTACTGCGAATCGGCCTCGGCAGAGACGATTTCAGCAAAGGGCTGAACCGGCTTGAGACATTCCTGCAATCAATGCCAGCGGCAAACTAA
- a CDS encoding dienelactone hydrolase family protein — translation MDRKRAAQFDQEVLDLYDDYAHGRLSRRDYIKQLGAFAVGGITVESLLASLAPNYAWAEQVKADDSRIKTERVTYNSPKGAGKMQGLLAYPSKGKKFPAVLVIHENRGLNPYIEDVARRLATEGFLALAPDALTPLGGYPGNDDEGRVLQRKRDKEKMAEDFVAAAKWLETNKRSTGKVGVVGFCFGGGMVYELALRIPDVIDAGVPYYGRQPDVAEVPKIKAPLQIHNASLDKRIMAGAPALEQALKKNNIPFEAFVYKNANHGFHNDTTPRYDEDSAKLAWKRTIAFFKKQLANQS, via the coding sequence ATGGATCGGAAACGTGCAGCACAATTTGATCAGGAAGTTCTGGATCTGTATGACGACTACGCCCACGGCCGATTGAGTCGGCGGGACTACATCAAACAGCTCGGTGCGTTCGCGGTGGGGGGCATCACTGTCGAATCGCTGCTGGCGAGTCTGGCTCCCAATTATGCCTGGGCGGAACAGGTCAAAGCCGACGATTCCCGGATCAAGACCGAGCGAGTGACCTACAATTCCCCCAAAGGGGCCGGCAAGATGCAGGGGCTGCTGGCGTATCCTTCGAAAGGGAAAAAATTTCCCGCAGTCCTGGTGATTCATGAGAACCGGGGGCTGAATCCCTACATTGAAGATGTCGCCCGCCGCTTGGCGACCGAAGGTTTTTTAGCACTGGCTCCCGATGCGTTAACGCCTTTGGGAGGCTATCCCGGCAATGATGACGAAGGGCGCGTGCTGCAGCGAAAGCGGGATAAAGAGAAAATGGCAGAAGACTTCGTTGCCGCCGCAAAATGGCTCGAAACGAACAAACGATCGACGGGCAAAGTGGGCGTCGTCGGATTCTGTTTCGGGGGCGGCATGGTGTATGAACTCGCACTGCGGATTCCCGATGTGATCGATGCCGGCGTTCCCTATTACGGTCGCCAGCCGGACGTAGCTGAGGTACCGAAGATCAAAGCACCGCTGCAGATTCACAACGCATCGCTCGACAAACGCATCATGGCGGGCGCTCCTGCGCTGGAGCAGGCGTTAAAGAAGAACAACATTCCCTTCGAAGCGTTTGTGTATAAAAACGCCAATCACGGTTTCCACAACGACACCACTCCCCGTTACGACGAAGACTCAGCCAAACTGGCCTGGAAACGGACGATCGCGTTCTTCAAAAAGCAACTCGCGAATCAGAGTTAA
- a CDS encoding MauE/DoxX family redox-associated membrane protein — translation MTDATMNMTDEIHLIEPDERFLLFDSVVSWVLGGFLILSGLPHLGNPYYFLGSVYRYELIPPVMAQFIAMVLPFLQLVLAACLIFRFFHFAAHVITLMMLMVFTIVQISVKFRGLDISCGCFGPRQSTTIDLSTISLVGGLLLLSMSWMLVFWWMGRTAQFQANH, via the coding sequence ATGACTGATGCAACGATGAATATGACAGACGAGATACACCTTATCGAACCAGATGAGCGGTTTCTGTTATTTGACAGCGTGGTTTCATGGGTTCTGGGTGGGTTCTTGATTCTCAGTGGCTTGCCACATCTGGGAAATCCTTATTATTTTCTTGGTTCCGTCTATCGATACGAATTGATTCCCCCGGTGATGGCACAATTTATTGCGATGGTACTTCCCTTTCTGCAGTTGGTTTTAGCGGCTTGTCTTATCTTCCGTTTTTTTCATTTCGCTGCGCACGTCATTACTCTGATGATGCTCATGGTTTTTACCATCGTTCAAATTTCGGTGAAGTTCAGAGGGTTAGATATTTCGTGTGGATGCTTTGGACCGCGCCAGAGTACGACAATCGATCTTTCCACAATTTCTCTGGTCGGTGGGCTACTTTTGTTATCGATGTCTTGGATGCTCGTGTTTTGGTGGATGGGAAGAACAGCTCAGTTCCAGGCTAATCACTGA
- a CDS encoding rhodanese-like domain-containing protein, with protein sequence MPGNTFIFSSQSTNLFLIFCFILEVGIACPATYADEFQPAKGDNHQPAQGSHLRNEQQTEDQLPALNDNRIRGPYCGVNSLYACLTALGIETTPADYIKTRYIGSFEGSSAKELIDATRDFGAHAESLSHLTHRDLRRIQTPMILHVQGNRTDKNFNHWIAFLGFEGDRVRIVDAPLPLQTLTMAELLSKWDGTAIAVSKEELTHGFLYESRVEIILGLGLLAFAVYFLARCFSNSFSIVKFKINSKKVSLLWQMCIIFGFSLLLSLGYHAASDVGFLNNSTALAEVTIRYHSSKIPKLTLAETEQEISEGEPLLLDARYAIDFQRGTLPNAKSIPINSALHDRQQILAGVPRTKRIIVYCQSSGCGFADEIAQFLEFNDFKNVAVFRGGYREWSQNHIPEGSRIAQE encoded by the coding sequence ATGCCCGGGAACACTTTCATTTTTTCATCTCAGAGTACGAATCTCTTTCTCATATTCTGTTTTATTCTAGAAGTTGGGATCGCTTGTCCTGCGACCTATGCAGACGAGTTTCAACCAGCCAAAGGCGACAATCATCAACCCGCTCAGGGTTCACACTTGAGGAACGAACAGCAGACAGAGGATCAGTTGCCGGCGTTGAACGACAATCGTATTCGAGGTCCTTATTGCGGTGTCAACAGTCTTTACGCGTGTCTGACTGCTTTGGGAATTGAGACTACTCCAGCAGACTATATCAAGACCCGATATATCGGTTCATTTGAAGGCAGTAGTGCGAAAGAACTCATTGATGCAACCAGAGATTTTGGTGCGCACGCAGAAAGTTTATCCCATTTGACACACCGAGATCTGAGGCGGATTCAAACTCCAATGATTCTGCATGTACAGGGAAATCGAACAGACAAGAATTTTAATCACTGGATCGCTTTCCTTGGTTTTGAAGGAGATCGTGTTCGCATTGTTGATGCGCCCCTCCCCTTGCAAACGCTGACAATGGCTGAACTCCTTTCAAAGTGGGATGGGACTGCGATTGCCGTTTCAAAAGAAGAACTGACACATGGGTTTTTATATGAATCTCGAGTCGAAATTATTTTGGGGTTAGGCTTACTCGCCTTTGCTGTCTATTTCTTAGCGAGATGCTTCAGTAATTCATTTTCGATTGTCAAATTCAAAATCAATTCGAAAAAAGTAAGTCTCCTTTGGCAAATGTGCATTATCTTTGGATTTTCCTTACTTCTGAGCCTGGGGTACCACGCCGCATCTGATGTTGGCTTTTTAAACAATTCGACTGCTTTGGCGGAAGTGACAATTCGCTATCATTCTTCGAAGATCCCCAAACTCACCCTTGCCGAGACCGAGCAGGAAATTTCGGAAGGGGAACCATTGTTGTTGGACGCACGTTATGCGATCGATTTTCAACGGGGCACTTTACCAAACGCCAAGAGTATTCCGATCAATTCTGCATTACATGATCGTCAGCAGATTTTAGCAGGCGTTCCCAGAACAAAACGCATCATCGTGTATTGTCAAAGTTCCGGATGCGGTTTTGCCGATGAGATTGCTCAATTTCTAGAATTCAATGATTTCAAAAATGTTGCTGTGTTTCGCGGCGGATATCGCGAGTGGAGTCAAAACCACATTCCTGAAGGTAGCAGAATAGCACAAGAATGA
- a CDS encoding class I SAM-dependent methyltransferase, which produces MTVISLNISPVLAQEVAPSTPTQSVKPGINKKFLDPNLDVDEWIKRFEVESREVFRGRHQVVKQLKLSPGDRIADVGAGTGLFLEPFSMAVGKKGWVYSLDIVPKFVERYEKMADILNLDNVTPVLCGQNDIRLPAGSIDAAFICDVYHHFEYPADSLASIHKAMVLGGQLILIDFERIPGKSREWTLGHVRAGKEVFRKEVEDAGFEFVEEVKIPAFQENYFLRFKRK; this is translated from the coding sequence ATGACTGTCATTTCTTTGAACATTTCCCCTGTGCTGGCACAGGAAGTGGCTCCTTCTACTCCGACTCAAAGCGTGAAGCCGGGCATCAACAAGAAATTCCTCGATCCCAATCTGGATGTGGATGAATGGATTAAGCGGTTCGAAGTCGAAAGCCGGGAAGTCTTTCGTGGTCGGCACCAGGTCGTGAAACAATTGAAACTCTCTCCGGGAGACCGGATCGCTGACGTCGGCGCTGGTACGGGATTGTTTCTGGAGCCATTTTCAATGGCGGTCGGCAAAAAAGGCTGGGTCTATTCGCTGGATATTGTTCCCAAGTTTGTGGAACGCTATGAAAAAATGGCCGACATTCTCAATCTGGACAATGTCACGCCGGTTCTTTGCGGGCAGAACGACATTCGCCTGCCGGCCGGCTCTATTGATGCTGCCTTCATCTGTGATGTCTATCACCACTTCGAATACCCTGCTGACTCGCTTGCCTCGATTCACAAAGCAATGGTTCTAGGCGGCCAGTTGATCCTGATCGATTTCGAACGCATTCCAGGCAAGTCCCGCGAATGGACGCTGGGCCATGTCCGCGCCGGCAAAGAAGTCTTTCGCAAAGAAGTGGAAGACGCCGGCTTCGAATTTGTCGAAGAAGTAAAGATTCCCGCCTTCCAGGAAAACTACTTCCTGCGGTTTAAGCGGAAGTAA
- a CDS encoding esterase/lipase family protein, with protein sequence MNRRTLLKILASICLILIPTGLTIWDRRFNGEYQLGVRWEVVGPIAGALAVLPWLSGMIGKRWYKPTAPSPFIISDKQEDNNTWYSYNSSDTVIVFIHGILSNSRSCWLNMEGEKPVFWPELITSDLRFNNPAIFLAGYYTDIDSGFSGIRNCADEVFSALGRTDEKGHAPVLEKPRIIFVCHSMGGIVARYFLQANYEVFKEKEIGLVLIASPSYGAKLANRLSPIIRFYNHSQANTLMWGSDLLQEYDDQFKELIDKNRIPKLRGIEFYENHFIAAGPFSIFKWKWIPFRTKHVIVTKASAGKYFGAPKLIPNTDHFSCVKPDSIRDSVHVYLYDFMSDNHLLPSSPEMN encoded by the coding sequence ATGAATCGCAGAACTCTTTTGAAAATCCTGGCTTCCATTTGCTTAATTCTCATTCCCACCGGGCTTACAATCTGGGACAGACGTTTTAACGGAGAATATCAACTTGGGGTACGCTGGGAAGTAGTCGGCCCGATAGCAGGCGCGCTGGCAGTGCTTCCGTGGCTAAGTGGTATGATTGGAAAACGATGGTATAAACCTACTGCTCCCTCACCGTTTATCATTAGCGACAAGCAGGAAGATAACAACACTTGGTATTCATACAATTCCAGCGATACGGTTATCGTTTTTATTCATGGTATTCTATCAAACAGCCGAAGTTGTTGGCTGAACATGGAGGGCGAAAAGCCTGTTTTCTGGCCAGAATTAATTACTTCAGACTTAAGATTTAACAACCCTGCCATTTTCCTTGCCGGGTACTACACGGACATTGACAGCGGTTTTTCAGGGATCCGAAACTGCGCAGACGAAGTGTTCTCTGCACTCGGTAGAACAGATGAAAAGGGACATGCACCTGTGCTGGAAAAACCAAGAATCATCTTTGTTTGCCATAGCATGGGAGGTATTGTAGCACGGTATTTCCTCCAAGCGAATTACGAGGTTTTTAAGGAAAAAGAAATAGGACTGGTATTAATCGCCTCTCCCTCCTATGGTGCAAAGCTCGCAAATCGGCTTTCACCAATCATCCGATTTTATAATCACAGTCAAGCGAACACTTTAATGTGGGGTAGCGACTTGCTTCAAGAATATGACGACCAGTTTAAAGAACTGATCGATAAGAATCGAATCCCCAAACTACGCGGTATCGAGTTCTATGAGAATCATTTCATTGCAGCAGGTCCATTCAGTATCTTTAAATGGAAATGGATTCCATTTCGCACCAAACATGTGATTGTCACGAAAGCATCTGCGGGAAAATATTTTGGAGCCCCTAAACTGATTCCGAATACCGACCATTTTTCATGTGTGAAACCCGATTCCATCAGAGATTCTGTTCATGTCTACCTGTACGATTTCATGAGTGACAATCATCTCTTACCGAGTTCTCCTGAGATGAATTGA
- a CDS encoding GNAT family N-acetyltransferase → MIFDAQPTLIGDLLQLRPLEADDYENLYAVASDPLIWEQHPASDRYQQEVFQKFFQDAMESGGALLAIDHKTNAVIGSSRYHGFNATTSEVEIGWTFLARSHWGGRYNGEMKRLMLQHAFQYVDSVIFLIGPENIRSQRAVERIGGVRDGSRTDASGMESWLYRIRAAEYRL, encoded by the coding sequence ATGATATTTGACGCGCAACCCACGCTGATCGGCGATCTGCTTCAGCTCCGTCCACTGGAAGCAGACGATTATGAAAACTTATATGCGGTTGCCTCGGACCCATTGATCTGGGAACAGCACCCGGCGTCCGATCGATATCAGCAAGAGGTTTTTCAGAAATTCTTTCAGGACGCGATGGAGTCGGGCGGGGCGTTGCTTGCCATTGATCACAAAACGAACGCCGTGATTGGCTCTTCACGTTATCATGGATTTAATGCAACCACCTCCGAAGTCGAGATCGGCTGGACATTCCTGGCACGCTCGCACTGGGGCGGACGCTATAACGGCGAAATGAAACGATTGATGCTGCAACACGCATTTCAATATGTGGACTCAGTGATCTTTCTAATTGGTCCTGAAAATATCCGTTCCCAGCGGGCGGTTGAGAGGATCGGCGGCGTGCGTGACGGCAGTCGAACAGATGCATCGGGGATGGAGAGTTGGCTGTATCGGATTCGTGCCGCGGAATATCGCTTGTGA
- a CDS encoding arylsulfatase, with protein sequence MKSPTLKRSVWIVLLALFSFPTLCSAQKPNILVIWGDDIGTWNISHNNRGMMGYQTPNIDRIAREGVAFTDYYAQQSCTAGRAAFIGGNVPVRTGMTKVGLPGAKEGWQKTDVTMATVLKSNGYATGQFGKNHQGDRDEHLPTAHGFDEFLGNLYHLNAEEEPEHEDYPTDFVLPNGKTFKEQYGPRGVIHSWANGNGTQKVEDTGPLTKKRMETIDDETVAAAKKFIKEQNAAGQPFFCWWNGTRMHFRTHVKKEHRGLSGKSGDEYHDGMVEHDMHVGELLKLLDELGIADNTIVMYSTDNGPHYNTWPDAGTTPFRNEKNSNWEGAYRVPAFVRWPKHFPAGKTLNGVVSHEDWLPTFAAAAGDTTIKEKLKQGVELNGRQYRNYIDGYNQLDYLTGKTKESPRKEFMYVNDDGQIVAIRAGDWKAVFLENRGKAFEVWREPFVELRVPLLFHLRRDPFEKAQHNATTYNDWFLSRVYVIVPMQQIAANFLKTMQEYPPSQTPGSFNLEKIKKTIEDAASGR encoded by the coding sequence ATGAAGTCCCCCACGCTAAAACGCTCTGTCTGGATCGTGCTGCTCGCCCTATTCAGTTTCCCCACTTTGTGCTCGGCACAGAAGCCTAATATTCTCGTCATCTGGGGCGACGATATTGGGACCTGGAATATCAGCCATAATAACCGTGGCATGATGGGTTATCAAACTCCCAATATTGACCGGATCGCCCGCGAAGGAGTTGCCTTCACCGACTACTACGCTCAGCAAAGCTGCACCGCAGGCCGCGCTGCGTTTATTGGAGGCAACGTTCCGGTTCGCACCGGCATGACCAAAGTTGGTTTGCCCGGCGCCAAAGAAGGCTGGCAGAAAACCGACGTCACCATGGCGACGGTTTTGAAAAGTAATGGTTATGCTACGGGCCAGTTTGGTAAAAACCATCAGGGAGACCGCGACGAACATCTCCCAACTGCACATGGCTTCGATGAATTTCTGGGAAATCTTTACCATCTGAATGCAGAAGAAGAACCTGAACACGAAGATTATCCGACTGATTTCGTATTACCCAACGGGAAAACATTCAAAGAACAGTACGGCCCTCGTGGAGTCATCCATTCCTGGGCGAATGGAAATGGAACCCAAAAGGTCGAAGACACCGGTCCGCTCACCAAAAAACGCATGGAAACGATTGACGATGAAACGGTGGCTGCTGCGAAAAAGTTCATTAAAGAACAGAACGCAGCCGGCCAGCCCTTCTTCTGCTGGTGGAATGGGACCCGCATGCACTTCCGCACGCACGTCAAAAAAGAACACCGTGGCCTGAGTGGCAAAAGTGGTGACGAATACCATGACGGAATGGTCGAACACGACATGCACGTCGGCGAACTTTTAAAGCTGCTGGATGAACTGGGCATCGCCGACAATACCATCGTAATGTATTCCACGGATAACGGTCCGCATTACAATACCTGGCCCGATGCCGGAACCACACCATTCCGTAACGAAAAGAATTCCAACTGGGAAGGCGCCTATCGTGTCCCGGCGTTTGTCCGCTGGCCCAAGCATTTCCCCGCCGGCAAAACGCTGAATGGGGTCGTGTCTCACGAAGACTGGCTGCCCACATTTGCCGCAGCAGCCGGCGATACCACAATCAAAGAGAAACTGAAACAAGGAGTCGAGCTCAACGGTCGCCAATATCGCAATTATATCGATGGCTATAATCAACTCGATTATCTCACTGGAAAAACAAAAGAGTCACCACGCAAAGAATTCATGTATGTCAATGACGACGGTCAAATCGTCGCGATCCGCGCAGGAGACTGGAAAGCCGTTTTCCTGGAAAACCGGGGCAAAGCGTTTGAAGTCTGGCGGGAGCCTTTTGTCGAGTTGCGAGTACCATTGCTGTTCCATCTCCGCCGCGACCCCTTCGAAAAGGCACAACACAACGCGACCACCTACAATGACTGGTTCCTGTCTCGGGTGTATGTCATCGTGCCGATGCAGCAAATCGCAGCGAATTTCCTGAAGACGATGCAGGAATATCCCCCCAGTCAAACCCCCGGTTCCTTTAACCTGGAAAAAATCAAGAAGACCATTGAAGACGCCGCCAGCGGCCGTTAG
- a CDS encoding HAD family hydrolase has protein sequence MRHALIFFFLFSLNVSFAADPLPSWNAGPAKDAIINYVKCATNDGCPLYVPPKERIAVFDNDGTLWSEQPAYFQLLFALDRVRALADQHPEWKTEQPFKAVLENDYKSIAASGKAGLLKIMAVTHSGMTTDEFENTVRNWMKTARHPEKQVPYTSLVFQPMLELLDFLRANGFKTYIVSGGGIDFLRVWAEDVYGIPPEQVIGSSIKVKLEQRDGKPVLVRQAEINFIDDKEGKPVGIHRFIGRVPVIAFGNSDGDLQMLQWTDRRENTLKVLVHHTDAKREYAYDRNSHMGRLNKALQEGKEKGWTIIDMQRDWKRIYPKPAKD, from the coding sequence ATGAGACACGCACTCATTTTCTTCTTTCTATTTTCGCTCAATGTGTCGTTCGCCGCCGATCCCCTTCCCTCCTGGAATGCAGGTCCTGCGAAAGACGCGATTATCAATTATGTCAAATGTGCCACCAACGATGGCTGCCCGCTCTATGTGCCCCCCAAGGAACGGATTGCCGTGTTTGACAATGACGGCACCCTCTGGTCTGAGCAGCCGGCGTACTTTCAGTTGCTGTTTGCTCTGGATCGTGTGAGAGCACTCGCCGATCAACACCCGGAATGGAAAACCGAGCAACCCTTCAAAGCCGTTCTGGAAAATGATTACAAATCGATCGCCGCCTCCGGGAAAGCTGGCCTGCTCAAGATCATGGCGGTGACGCACTCAGGGATGACGACCGATGAATTTGAGAACACCGTTCGCAATTGGATGAAAACGGCCCGGCATCCGGAGAAACAGGTGCCTTACACGAGTCTCGTCTTTCAGCCGATGCTGGAACTGTTAGACTTCTTGCGTGCAAACGGGTTCAAGACCTATATTGTTTCTGGCGGAGGCATCGACTTTCTGCGAGTCTGGGCTGAAGACGTGTATGGCATTCCCCCCGAACAGGTCATCGGTAGCAGCATTAAGGTCAAGCTGGAACAGCGTGATGGCAAACCGGTCCTGGTCCGACAGGCCGAGATCAACTTTATTGATGACAAAGAGGGAAAGCCGGTCGGCATTCACCGTTTTATTGGGCGCGTGCCGGTGATCGCGTTCGGCAACTCGGACGGCGATCTGCAAATGCTTCAGTGGACCGACCGCAGAGAGAACACACTGAAAGTCCTGGTCCACCACACCGATGCCAAACGGGAATATGCTTACGATCGCAATTCCCATATGGGGCGGCTCAACAAAGCACTTCAGGAAGGAAAAGAAAAAGGCTGGACCATCATCGATATGCAGCGTGACTGGAAACGGATCTATCCCAAACCGGCAAAAGACTAG